The sequence gacttcTATTCGTaatggattaatacacatttggtgctctagtgagtatttctgacTGTAGGCAATGTGGGATTGAATCAAATtaaaccacagtgtgtgtgttcacagtaatgaatgtcacccagtgcagcagtgtggctcattgacgcgtttttaatagtttttggacagcaATGAAtgtctatggcacagaggaataagatatatcaggctttgaattcacacacaatacttgtaagcaAGATCAAagattttttgttcttttcatgggatttgttgacaatcaGAAATAATATACATAAGAATATCACCTGCCTTTTCTTTtaagatgacattttaatgagCACTAATCTCATTTGAGGAGACAGTAACTATTCCTGCTTGGTTTTTCTCCTCCTGCACAGTCGAAAGCACACAAACCGTATTGATCCCACTACAATGGCTGTCAGCATCAACATGACTGCTAACAAAAAGCATATAACATCCACAGAATGATAGGTGTACCACGGCATCTTATAAGACTCAGTGCATAAATGTGAAGCTCCTTTGTGCCTTATAACATACTCAATCCAGTAGAGGGCAGTGTCCAGAGGATGCATTGGCTTATCCCGATGGAGAGCAGAAAGATGCTCCATGTTAGCTCTGTAGGATGGGTTGTGAAGAACTTCTTGTATTGCTTCCAGAAGGCTCTGGCGGGTGAGTTTTGTTGCATCCAGCACTTTAGCAGCTCCCCGTATTTCCAATCTTAAAACGTTCTCAAACTGGTCAAACAGAAGGGGAATGCCGATTATTGGCACTCCATGGTAAATTGACTCATAGATCCCATTAGTGCCACCATGAGCCACAAAGGCTTTGATCTTCGGGTGACCCAAGAGATCATTCTGGGGTATCCACTTCAACAGTAGTGTGTTGTTGCCCAAATTGCTGGGGCGCTCACCTGCATGCCTCCATATGACCTTTTGAGGAATTTGGGCAAAGGCAGCTGCGATTTCCGAAGTAATTTCTATAGGTAGGCCTTCCACTAGCGTACCCAGAGACATCAGGATGCACCCATGCTCTCCTGAACTTTGGACAAACTCCTCCAGCTCTGATGATAAAGGCTCAGAGGGCTTACACTGAAATCCACCAATGTAGACAATGTTTGGCATGGTGGGCCTGGGGAATTCAAAAACAAAGTCCACCCTCATCAGCCAGATGTCTGCTCCTTGTAGGAGGTGATAAAAGTTCACATCTGGACCAAAGTACCTGTCTACCAGTCTATCATAGTGACAGCAAACAATAAACTTATCAATGAACATGTTCATGAGATAGTGGAATAAGTTCTTGACCCTTTGCCAAAAGGTCATTTTATCGGACACAGCATATCCATCGGTTGGAACATAGGATGGTGGAGATGGAGCTACCACAAAATGGCCTTCTCCGCTGGTTACCCATCTCACGTTAAAAACAGTTGGTAGGTTAAGTTTGTGGGCCACCAGAACCCCCACAGGCAATCCAGGGTCCAAAAGAACCATGTCAAACTGAGAATCATGAAGACTCTGCATCAGAGTCTTGTTCTCAAATATTTCTACCCCCAACAGGCTGGCTTGTTGGTGAATTTTTGACAGTGCACCAAGCATTTCCCAGTAGAATTGCACAAAGCCCACAAAAGATGCCCCCTGTTTCTGGATCGCTAGCATCTTCACCAGGAAAGTTACAAAGAAGTCCTGCTCCTCTATGTCGATGGCCTCTGGTAGGGTGACAGTGATGGAGCGGTAATGTGGTGAATTTTCTTTGATGTACCAGCTAGTGGCTGTGCGGACCACAGTGACCTCGTGACCCCTGGTATGGAGGCTCTGGATCAGCAGGTTCATGTTGACCCAGTGGCTGCCATCCACTGGAAACACCAGGATCTTTCCACCCTGGACGCTGAGATTTGCCATGAGGGACAAACTCACCACCAGAAGCAGAAGAGAAACTCCTGGGATGCTCCCCATGGATAAAATCTGAGGAAAGAACATTACATGTCAATTTTCATGTTTGATGTTAATTATCTCTATTATCTCAAAGTTATTCAACCCAATAGGGATCGCAACCTGCCCTAACAAATATTGACATAGACCTAAGGCTGTAGGTATGAGGACACTGAAGTCATGTCCAATATTTGTTGGGGAATTTGGGGGGTTACACATAAGGACTCAAACATTGGAGATGCGACAAGATGCAATTAATTGCAAAGTGATGCTCAAAAAGTATGCTAGCACtatagtcaagtcaattttattcatatagcctcatatcacaaatcacaaatttggcTCAtagggctttacagtctgtacagcataTGACACCCATTATGTTTAGATTCTTGattcaaataagaaaaaactacccccaaaaaaccctttaatggggaaaaagtGGAAGAAACCTCAGCAACAGAGGAGGATGGACAAAGAGACCAAGAAAGGAACAGTACAGGGAAGTTGAGAAAGGTTCTTCTTAATAGGATATtccactgatttagcattgccAGACTCACactggacagttttttttttaattatcaaaattgatgcagcagaaccctagatattgtgtttttaattctttgtccttttttaattgcttttcaAAACCTGATACCTACTTTATCTTCGATACAACTTGACTTGATTACTTGACTGaatggatttgtgtgtgttaggctagtagcagctaatgtagcctggagctgttagcctccagcagagatgaggagtgggctacagaggtctggtaacctcacttctttctaactccatacccccagatttttttcattgtcaaacttgtagtcttcagctcCAACCAAagctgactcaagtgacatcacttcaGGCAATtaatcagatttcacacagcagctccctctggagacacaaaagattttatacaactttttttacACATATGCAGTggtactccccaacacctgcaaacacactttgatgtgtaaaatcagtggagttcccctttaatacAAATGTTCTCTGATGCACAGGAGGCCCATTTTGATTCACAGTCAACTGCATAAAAGTACTTCAAACTAAAGGGATGAAAATTGATTGTCAACAGCTTCTCAATCTCAACAATAGAACTTTAAGGAGCAAGTCACATTTGAATAGGAAAAACACTTTAGCTGAAATGATGGTTTCCATGTCCGCAAGGGTCCGCTAGGGTccatgtgatgtcatcagagggTGTACGCATAGGTTGTGTGCGGACATCCACGTAcctgcaatttgttgtgtcCATGCGGACCTGTCCACACCAGTCCGCATGGTCACAATGCTGTCTTCCTGTAGACAGCGATCTACTGCGCATATGTGGAAAGCATCATCCAAGCGGACCCCAGAAGGTGGTATAAACAGAACAACTACTGTGTTGTCCGCAGCTGTCCGTGTACGTGTCCACTCgggagtataaatgaagctttagAAACACATCACTTAGGAAATAAACTACTATGTGAGAAAACAATTGTCCAACAATCAGAGCTATGAAAGGTTAATCAAGTGCAGGACTCGCCCACAAACTTCAGGCACATGAGATAcaacagaaagaataaataaactgtaagaaaaatccaaatgttttttgaaaTTTTACAGCCCTTTTCATGCATGGCCATGGGGTGATGGTGCAATGGAAGGACTTTGAGTCATGACCTCTATTTCTAAAGTCTTGGCTACAGGCCTGTGTGGACTTTTCCAGCATGACCATTGCAATAggtttcaaaaacacatttgatcatTTGATGTAATGAAGAAACACTTCAATGAGAAGTTcttcaattttaaaaagaacGAGTTTGTCCc is a genomic window of Thunnus maccoyii chromosome 20, fThuMac1.1, whole genome shotgun sequence containing:
- the LOC121886412 gene encoding UDP-glucuronosyltransferase 1A5-like, coding for MGSIPGVSLLLLVVSLSLMANLSVQGGKILVFPVDGSHWVNMNLLIQSLHTRGHEVTVVRTATSWYIKENSPHYRSITVTLPEAIDIEEQDFFVTFLVKMLAIQKQGASFVGFVQFYWEMLGALSKIHQQASLLGVEIFENKTLMQSLHDSQFDMVLLDPGLPVGVLVAHKLNLPTVFNVRWVTSGEGHFVVAPSPPSYVPTDGYAVSDKMTFWQRVKNLFHYLMNMFIDKFIVCCHYDRLVDRYFGPDVNFYHLLQGADIWLMRVDFVFEFPRPTMPNIVYIGGFQCKPSEPLSSELEEFVQSSGEHGCILMSLGTLVEGLPIEITSEIAAAFAQIPQKVIWRHAGERPSNLGNNTLLLKWIPQNDLLGHPKIKAFVAHGGTNGIYESIYHGVPIIGIPLLFDQFENVLRLEIRGAAKVLDATKLTRQSLLEAIQEVLHNPSYRANMEHLSALHRDKPMHPLDTALYWIEYVIRHKGASHLCTESYKMPWYTYHSVDVICFLLAVMLMLTAIVVGSIRFVCFRLCRRRKTKQE